The Sulfurospirillum halorespirans DSM 13726 genome has a window encoding:
- the dxr gene encoding 1-deoxy-D-xylulose-5-phosphate reductoisomerase produces MVLLGSTGSIGVNALLIAKRFGITVEALVAGKNIALLNEQIKEHQPKYVAISDVKDRPLVNHPNVFVGKEGILELLQKTQSFLVVNALVGFAGLAPSIEALRLGKRLALANKESLVVAGHLLDTSHITPIDSEHFGLWYLLGKRPVRGMTITASGGAFRDTPLNELAQKSFQDALKHPNWSMGAKITIDSATMTNKLFELLEAKWLFGVDKLDAIIEPKSLIHAFVDFQDGSTTAHLAAADMKLPIAFALLGEVEEPILPSIDLASIGSFSFQKIEPARYPIWEIKDDVLAHPTRGVVINAANEVGITKFFNQEITILELAERTIKAYRHFEDAIPKTLDEVFEIDREVRRYCLSF; encoded by the coding sequence GTGGTACTTCTAGGCTCAACAGGCTCCATTGGCGTTAACGCGCTCCTGATCGCCAAACGCTTTGGCATTACGGTGGAAGCACTGGTTGCAGGCAAAAACATAGCACTTCTCAACGAACAGATAAAAGAGCACCAACCCAAATACGTCGCTATTAGTGATGTAAAAGATCGCCCTTTGGTAAATCATCCCAATGTTTTTGTTGGCAAAGAGGGCATTTTAGAACTGCTTCAAAAAACGCAGAGTTTTTTGGTCGTCAATGCGTTGGTAGGCTTTGCAGGACTCGCTCCTAGTATCGAAGCGCTACGCCTTGGCAAACGTTTGGCTTTGGCAAATAAAGAATCCCTTGTCGTTGCAGGGCATCTGCTTGACACTTCTCATATTACGCCCATTGACAGTGAACATTTTGGACTGTGGTATCTTTTAGGTAAACGTCCCGTTCGTGGCATGACGATTACGGCAAGCGGTGGAGCGTTTCGTGACACACCACTCAATGAACTTGCTCAAAAATCCTTTCAAGATGCCCTCAAACATCCGAATTGGAGTATGGGCGCAAAAATTACCATCGATAGTGCAACGATGACCAATAAACTTTTTGAACTTTTGGAGGCCAAATGGCTGTTTGGCGTTGACAAGCTGGATGCCATCATTGAGCCTAAGTCGTTGATTCACGCCTTTGTTGATTTTCAAGATGGCAGTACCACCGCACATTTAGCCGCAGCCGATATGAAACTTCCTATCGCTTTTGCCCTTTTAGGTGAAGTTGAAGAGCCGATCTTACCTTCCATTGATTTAGCTTCCATTGGCTCATTCTCGTTTCAAAAAATTGAGCCAGCACGCTATCCGATTTGGGAGATTAAAGACGACGTATTAGCGCATCCAACGCGCGGTGTTGTGATCAATGCTGCCAATGAAGTGGGCATTACCAAGTTTTTCAACCAAGAGATTACCATTTTAGAACTGGCAGAGCGAACGATTAAAGCGTATCGACACTTTGAAGATGCGATTCCTAAAACATTGGATGAGGTTTTTGAGATTGACCGTGAAGTTCGTCGTTACTGCTTATCGTTTTAG